A segment of the Mercurialis annua linkage group LG4, ddMerAnnu1.2, whole genome shotgun sequence genome:
TCATTATGTCGAAATAACGAATTTGCAACAAAATTTGTAGTTTATAAATTACATATATCTTATCAcccttctattttttttcaaaaatcaagttatcttttattaaaatcttaaaattttaaaaatatatttgttattttatgttttcatatttttatttatgtgggATCTTATTATagatataaaaaatcaaagcaaaatGTTATTATGATATAATCTTGTACGGCGTATTTATAacataaattgttctattatgaTGATTTACTTCATTATTCTTCAGAATAAGAACGATTATATCCACTCATATATTttaagagtgcgtgaaaagcaacGTTGAAGAaattaagcacaaatatattaaaattaatatttaatctacaaaaaaagtaaaactgacataaaatattaaatataattatctttaCATTTGCTTTTGCTTTTTCACGTAAGTgatcttatttttaaaattatggattaatttgtcaaaatagattaactataattattataatctcGGTCCACACGTTGAAAGACTAAAATATGatcctttattaaaaaaaaatcaaaattaaagacaaatagAAAAAGCATATCGTGAATGCTCCTATTCTATACCTCAACAATGGTTGATGTAGCCTTTCTACTTTTTTGTTTTCCATTAATTGTTCGAAACTTTATCTGAGCTTTAAGTCATATGAACTCACCATATGACCAAGTCTTCCACAATTTAGAAACTCCAAAATGTCATAGACTCAGTCTCCACTCTCCACTGCATATATACAATAATTCTCCTTCTTTCTAACTTACAATCTAACAACCACACATCAAAAGAAATGGGAATTCAATCCAAAAATAAATGCGTAGGGTTTTCGTTTTTACCTCTGCTTATACTAATCATCATATGTTTCAGCTCAAATCTACCGGAAGTTTCATCCAGCTCAGTCGATACTAGCAGCAACGTCTCTTACAATGGAAGCACCGAAGAAATCAACGGACAAGATATATGCATGATCCCCCCTGCCTTTTATAATGGCGGAAAATCTATTTCTTATGGGAGCCTTCAACCGCAACAACCTTTCTGTAATGAAGGGATATACGGAAATTGTTTAAAAGTCCGGCGTCCTGCTTCGAGACCTTGCAGTTACTACACTCGTTGTAGGCGTTGATTGATTCCGGTGATTACTGTACTCGTAAGCCAACACATGATTTCTGTCTTTGTTTGTGTCTGTATTTTGAGAATGTGCTTATCTTGGCGAAATTGCATTTGTTCCTCTGTTTCTGCTAACATTTAAGTTAGCAATTGCATATATTAAACAGCTGAATGAAGAATTGGATTTTTATTGCTTTTTTTTCCCAAGCAGTTGCGGATTCAAAATTTCTTTTCATTCCGAGTTTAATTTCTAGTTCACTTCTGATCTTCCGGTAGTCTGGACCGGAAACTACCTAGCCTTTAGGATAGTTCCGCCCCTGAGGTTTAAAACAATTGTGAACTCCAAAGATGATTCCATTAAGCAGATTAGCTCTGCAATAACCGTCGATCGGTTTAAGAACTTGGGAATTATATTTCCATAGGGATAGGCTAATCTCGAAGCAGTAACAAATAACAATGTTGCTTTTATGATTAAGTAGactggttaatttttttaacatgtgATTAAGTAGACTGATTGATTTTGTATCTTTCAGTTACAACCAGTTTAGATAAGGGACTTTTCAGGATAAATAATGTTCACAGAAAAAGTGTTTgacaaaataataaacaaataaaaattgtaatagtaaaaatataaactgAACTGAATTAAGTTCCTAAAAATAGCAACTGTCTTTCGAATGCCAATTTATCTGGATGGCTAAAATGTATCTAAGTGCATTGAGAGATTGTGGGTTTGAACCACACCTCCGTAACCAACAACTAACAATGGAGATTTGAATATATTAGATATTTAAGGTCTCGAGTTCACTTTGATACTTAAGTTAGTAAtgatattttagatatttaaatgttcattaagtaaaaataaagaaaatgaaactATCACCCCTTTTATAGATATTTTGATGTCGTCTTCCTTTCTTTGACGATGTGGAATTTTATAGTGGTctatcattaattaaaaaaggaCTAATAGCAacataaatccaaaattttacgGGTTGTTAAAATATtatccatttttaaattttattaataactaATAGCCCAATTTCAATAGGTTTGTTACAATTCTAGCCAATTTTTTTCTACTAAATTTAATTGTTCGGAATTTTAGTGGAATCTATAATTGCAACGAAATGTTGAAATTATGCTAGGCGTAATAGTTTGAATTTATTGGTATGATTTTGCTATCATTTTTTGCCGCTATGCCAGCATATTATAACCTCGTGTgtcgaattgagaaaaaaatacaaCTTCCTGCATACatttgacaatttttaaagttcgtatttaaaattgaaaaaataatatagttagtaaatttatttaacattaccTGAAGTAattattcattgattttagaagatgaaatatcaaaaaagaatGTTATGagatattaatatttatttattgatgtTCATAAACAAAAattccataattttatttttatatatagaagtgtattatatattatatagttttatacttttaatttggACCCCTAAAAGAATATATGTCTTAATTTGTCACTGATCTGGATAAATAAGTTGTAGaaaattgtattaaaaaaaGTTGTAGAAAAACTATAACcacttaaataaaatactaacatgaataatattttaaaataattttaattttattacattAAGAAtgtagtaattattttttttaattagttaataatatataaattttatctgATAGAGTCAATAATTaggaaaatcaaataaatctcATTTAGTTAAAAGTTGTAAGAAATAGAAATAAGCAAAGGAAAAGGAATGGTAAGGCTATTTTAACGGCCTAAAGCAAATTAGATCCTCTCAAAACATGGTTTAACAACAGAAATTCAtaacaaacatataaaatagcTATGCatgattatatataaatatcgaAAAAGGCACAAGGCCAAGTTTGTATTGTTGTGCCGAGGCAGAAATGGCTTTAACTTTGAGAGCCGTAGCTGCTACATTAATATTGTCATTGCTATTAGCTAATGCATTAGTTGATGCAAAATACATACACACTGTTCACCACGCTATCGGTCGACGACAAGGCCACCCTGTTCGTAGCTCCGATAGTTTCGGTATAAATTATTTCTTTTCTCTGTTTATGattaatatgattttttatCATTGCTCGTGCTAATCAATGTTTGATTGAATGATCTGCAGCGGTGGATACTCGTGCTATCAATTACGGGGCCATTGAACCGCAACAACCTTTCTGTACTGAAGGGAAGAAGGGCAATTGCATTACAATCCGCGGTCCTAAGCCTCCTCCGAGACCTTGCAGTTACTACAATCGTTGTAACCGAGGCGGCAACCGAGGCGGCAAATGATCCATTCTCAACATCAGCGATCTGATTAATATCGGTATCTAGTTTACTTGTAAGAGTGAAATTAGCAATTGCAAATATTGAACAGCTGAATCAACAATGGTTCTTTTATTGTAATTTAACTAGTCatcatcaaatttatatttgatgATGATTGTACTCCAACAAGGTTCATCAGAATTAATTTGATGAGTTCGTGTCTCTTTTTGACACACTCTTTTATCAAATTAGATGACTTTTTTTTGTATCACATAATTAATATTcacaatattttattatttggttaACTCACAATTTAATACTTataatttatctttaatttaattaaagacTTTATTTAATGAAAGAGTTAagcataaataaatattatactattatacaattatagataattttaccaagaatatttaaatactctaatcatgtatttttcataaaaatattcaaaaatagttttacgagacaataatataaaaacaaaacatactTTTTCGACATTAATATTGAACTTCGTAATCCATTAATAgaggatttatttgtaattatgaCGATTGAATTATATGTTCGGTAATTATAAATGACAAGTTTTGTGGTCAAACAACCCAATAATGTGTACAATTAGATTATTGATCTTGGCATATAGTATAAGAAAGTATAGATAAAatgatgataaataaatatataataactatACTCAACTTAAAGACAGATTTGTTTCAGAAATTAGAAAAAATGTAATGCCAAATCCAGTTTATCAATGTTATCTTCCTTTCGGATCCATAATTTCGGAGAAAACTGTCTGTGACAGAAATCTATCAGGATCCGATTGATCCACACTTCTCAAACAGCTACTGATACTGCTCTTTGATTCCGCTTTTCGTCCACATGAACCGCTAAACAAATCATCGTTATCATCCTCATCTGCGTCACTAACAGCAACAACTTCTTCGCGCGCCGACAACAATGACCTCTCGGGCACTTCAGTAATAGTCTCTGCATTACTCTCCTGAAGCTGCAGAGTAAGCTCAAGTCCAAACACCACATCGCTCATCGCAGGCCTTAACCTTCCTTGGTCACGCAAGCAACTCTCAGCAATCTCGCCGAATTTCTCCAAACAAGCAGGAGAAACATCGCCCATCAGATTCTTGTCCACTATCTGACTAAAACCGCCTCTTCTGTAGCAAATTCGCGCCCAATCGGCTAAATTCACCTGCTCTCTCGGCAATCCTGGAATCACTGGCGGCCGAGCACATAGTACTTCAAGTAAAACTACACCAAATGAGTAAACATCGGATTTTTCAGTAAGGTGTTGCCTTCGGTAATATTCTGGATCTACGTATCCGAAGCTACCTCTGACTATAGTGCTAACGTGAGTTTGAGAATTGCTCGTTGGTCCCATTCTCGATAGACCAAAATCTGAAACCTTAGCCACCCAATGCTCGTCGATGAGTATGTTTGTTGATTTAACATCACGGTGAATTACAGGAGGTTTCGCCCCTGTATGAAGATAATGCAGTCCTCTGGCTGCTCCGATACAAATCTCCACTCTTTTCTTCCAAGGAATCGGAGGATTTTTCGTTTTATAAAGATGATCACGAAGAGTACCGCGGTGCATATACTCATAGACGAGGATCATTTCTCCTGGATCATCGCAGTAGCCGATTAGAGTTACGAGATTTGTATTGTTAAGCTTGGAAAGCAACTGGATTTCGGTTTTGAATTCACGAAAACCCTGAGTTGAGGATGAATTTAATCGCTTGATGGCAACAGGAGTTGCTCCATCATCGACGAATCCTTTGTATACATTTCCAAATCCTCCTGAACCTATAAGGAATTCATCATCGAATTTCGCTGTGGCTACTTCAATCTCAAAAATGGAGAATCGACGAATTGAGTTGGTCGAAGCATTTGCATAATTACTCGACCTTATAGAGCGATAAAAAGAAATAGCAAAAGATTTAGGCTTTGTAATCATAGCATTAGCATTAGCATTGGCATTAGCATTGTCCGTTCTTATGGTCTTTCTTTTTATGAAGCATAGACATAGAGTAAGAGAAGATATGAGTACACCACCTCCGATGATGACCGACACAGCAACGACCATAACTAGCGATCGCCTCTTCTTCCTCGACGATTTTAGACCCCGTTCCGGCACTACGGGGTTCTCCATCAGTTCGGGATTGGACCCCGCTAGACTACCATCTGTTGAGTTCAATTTGAATATTTCTACACCATTCAACAAAGCATCAGCAGTGCTCTGTTGCAATTCCGTATCCGGGTGTAGCGCGAGCCACATATCCTGCTTATCCGGCCCTCCGACAGGAAACCACACGACGTAATCTCTGTACACCGGAATGTCTATTCCCCCGCTCCAGTTAATTATATCCGCATCGTACTCTGCCGTCATATTgttaataaatattatgaatgGTCTTAAATTCAACTGCGCTGCTTTTTCATCTGTCTCGCAGAAATGGAGCCTGACAAGATAATTAAACCCAGAATCAACAGGAAACAACCATGTGAGATTGTACTTCAGATTAAGTTCAGGATTCAGACCCATCGAACGTTTAGTGAGATACACCACCTCCGGCGCAGCATATTCCGGCGTCAGTTTCCATTCCATTGTGCTATTATTAGATAGATGCACAGTTCCTTTTTCACCACCAAATATATAAACTGTATCATCAGACCATGTTCTGAACATTCCTGTATCGTCTACGCTGCTAACGAATCCACCGCCAACATTCAACCTGTACATGGTTTCAAGAAAAGTATTTCTGTCGAAATAGAAGGAAGTATCTGAATTCACAAGAGTATAACGATTTTCCATATTTCTTATATACAAATTGTTTGGTATAGGAACTATTTCTATCCCATTAATGAACGCAAACGAGCTTGGAGATGGAATAAACGTTAGGTTGAGTTCTTGATTTTCTTGTACAGTTACTATAAATTCCTTGACCAAGAAGTCAACAGGTGAACTCGCGGCAAAAGCGGTTAAATAAGCGCTGAAATTCCTGACGAGGGTATAACCGTTGGCTGTGACAGTGAAGAACGACGTTGAGGAATTGAGGGCAGATCGGTAAGTATCTGGATAAAAATGGAGTCGGAGAAATTTCGGACCAGGGGATAAGTAGAATGTGTAAGTGAAATTAGTGTTTGAAATTGTTGCGGTCATGTAGGGTACAACAGGAACAGAAGGGTTTTGCTGGGAGGCTTGTGATGATAAATTTTGAGAGTTGAAATGAAGAAATTTGGACCGGACATCGCCTTGCCAATTCCGACCATCGGGTGATGTGGTTTGGGTTGATGAACCGCAGTTCAGGACTATCAAATCTATCGGAGTATACGGTGGTGGGGTTTTGGTTGCGGTGGTGGAGAGGAGGAGACTGAGACAGAAGCAAAGTGCGATGAGCATAAtaatgatgtttttttttctttgcctGTAAAAAGATGGAGATGGGTTAATTAAGAGTGTAGGTGATAAGTGGGGAAGCTTCAAAATGctcaattattttgattttttttagagataatgtcataaaaattcatcaactttacatctttttttaatttaatcattttttaaaaaaaattcataaacataaaccaacttttatttttagtccAAATTCAAATATGGTACTGACATGGCATTCATTCATTGGCGCGATTTActgaggtgtaagtcattttAAACCAATGAATGTCTGACACGTCAGCGCCGTGAATGAATTTGTGAAAAAATAAAAGTCGGTGCatgtttatgagaagttttaaagaacgtgattaaattaagaaaacgtgtaaatttgatgaatttttataatattgacccttttttttatagaaattgtatatttttattttgttttatgtattaaatatgaTATCTGTATCAAATTTTTGTGGTGGAATGCTAGATTTGAGATTCAATTATCATGTTTCTCATTTTAAGTTTTAACGAAAATAATCATATTTGTAATAATTTGATGGTTTTGTGTTGTGTTGTGGGTCTGGTTTTGGAGGCTCTGAAGACTTCTCATTTTCCAACCCAAAATTGGGGTTAGCATTTAGCAAAAGAATAgtcaattcttttttttattttttttaaataaatataatgtcCTTTTCTTTTTAGATGCCTCTTGAtattttatgtttgaaattcTTTGAATCTTAAAAAATCATAGCaaataaagaattataaatgcaaaagtagattataaacaatataaatttttaaatctagatgtgaataaataaattaatttcccTAGCTatcaaatttgataaatttacaCCTTATTGTTAATAAGTCACTTTATTATAGATGATATTAAACTGAgctaaactaaaaaatattaaaccaattgctttaatttgaaatattaatttttttataaaatctgttccatcttaaaaaaattaaaattaaaatttaatttgaaatctgCTTGAGTCCATTCATATGTAATTATAagaaggttttgatttaaggttAGTAATGAGAATCAAcatgaaaatcaaaataaaaaaattaaaatgaaaataattatgttttatgtgttgtttgattcaataaattagtataaaaattaaaatgaagtataagaagcacggaaacttcgatgaAGTTGCGTGTCctgtttcggaaaccggaaattCTCAAAAACTCATAAGAAAACGTTTCGGACCATAttccgtaaataaaaaaagatacatagttataaaaaaaaaactaaaagattatcaattaataatttctTTGAATCTATTACCCAAAAAATTTACTGTTTATTCTATCTATAGTAACTtatcttcttatttttattgaatttaattatgtttgatttattttattaaaagacataattgtacaaataaaatttaatatatataatattttataatttctaatatatcaatatattcttatattttttttattatttacacatttcCCCCACGTAccgtgtccttcattttaaaaaaattatgtttctctGTGTCTGTTTTGTGTCGTTtctgtttccgtgctacatGTATCATTCATATGAACTTGGTGAATAAACCAATAAAAAGCAAAACCAACATGTTCGGTTTGAAAATTTTACAtactttaaaattttggttggctggatttaaatataaataaaaacatatcagtttaatttgatttgagtttaattttttgcattaattttttagttaaatttcaGTATAAGTAAACTGAACCAAAAATTGACCAATAAAAAGTGGTTCGTCTCGATTTTAAAAAAGTCCTTGatattttaattcagttttgaaaaagtaaatttttttgatttagtttTATTCGATCTGAACCAAAAGTATATTTATATGAATGAAAATCAATTGtaactttttgtatttttttttaatatataatattagataaattttataaaaacataaaataaattaagcttaaatgcaccaaaaatcatcaatttttgcgtgtttttagtatttaacataatctttaaattttggcaaaaaagtacatgaactttcaaaattttacaattaaagaCATCGACACTATTGTGgatgtaaaacgacaccgttttacATTAAAACGGCGCTGCTTTGGATGTAAAATTGcactatttttcaaaagaaaacatACACGTGCTcttaattacaaaattttaaaagttcatgtatttttttgccaaaattaaaagtttatgttgaatacaaaaaacacgcgaaatttggtgatttttggtgcattgaAGCctaatttatctttaatttgtaatattttctaataattaatgtttaaaattaactttatttaattgttaaaatatttaataaatttttgactCGACTCATATAGATATGAAAATTCATTTACGTGAATGATAGGCAGAATggggtgtttggttcagctttttGGTGGAGCTTTTAGCTTTTGCTTTTCAAAAAGTTCCACtaaagtgtttggtgagaattTTCTAAAAGCTTTTTGGAGTTTTTTGAACCTCCAACAGCTGCTTTTTGAAAAACTCaattttggagctttttgccaACAACTGATAgctttttcattatttttaattatttagataaaacTACCCCTATTaggatatattattttttaatataaatatagttatttaaattatttttaaatactttaataatttttaaattatctaatattatttatttatattaaataaaacaataacttaattattttttaaataaatcataattttttcaaaaaaaatatatttaaataagtttaaactaaacattccttcttataaaagaaataatttttaatatttttattgaatactatataatataatatatttataaattaataaacaaaaataaaaattatatcctttacagttattttatatataaacaacaACAGCTAATCAAATTTCACCAAACACGTATGGTCTATCAGATATCAGCTACCAGCCAACAGCTATCAGCTAtaagaaacagctgaaccaaacaggccTAGTGTTGATAAAATATGCACAAACAATGAGATTTATACATTTTAATTCTTATTCTGATCTCCACTTTATTTTTAAACCAACCAATGTAAAAAGTTAGAAGCTGAAAGGGTTGTTGGAAGAATCAAGAAATGgattgcaaaacaaaacaatagtgtactaaaaaagaaaaggatctATCTGACACAAAAAGTAGTACTAAGGTACTAACTTGTAAATTAACcaaccaaaaatatttattagggTTTTAGGGATTTTAGAACTTGGATctccaaaattaaaaatcttcACATCATcatcaagaagaagaagatgagcaAGAGGCAAGGTCCGCCAAAGCACCAAAACGGATTCGCATGGAAGCCAAACGCCGGCCGGAAAATTAATGAAACGGTAACAATTTGTGAAATATCAATaacgaaataaaaaaattgagtttttttgatataaaattacTAACTGTAAGTGAAAAATGGGTTTGAAAAGTAGGAAGTCGGAGGAAAGCTGAGACCGTTATCGGAGATAACCGGCGTTTGTCCTCGCTGTAAAGAACAGATTGATTGGAAGCGCCGTTACGGCAAGTACAAGTTTCTTTCTGAGCCTGCTAAATGGTAATCTTCTATTTGAATGTGCTAATTGATAGGTCTTTAGAATTTGGAATTTGAGTGtttgattttgaacttgataaTAATTTGGCAGTCTGCGATGCTCTAAACGCGCAGTTCGTCAAGCTTATCATAGTCTGTGTACTGGTTAGTTTAGTTTATTCATTGAGCTTcggttattattatttttctctttgGATGTTTTGCTATTGATCTTGGTTGTTGGATTGTTTGAATTAGCTTGTGCAAAGGAGCAAAATGTGTGTGCTAAGTGTTGTCGCCACGTTGGTTCTATAGTTGGGAGGTTAGATTGAATATATTGCAGCTTTGTATGCTGTGCTTTAACTTGGCAAAACTTGGGAGTTTTAAATGTGTTATGTTTCTTTGATTTGCAGAGACTGTGTCGAAGTAGAAGCTGAGCAAAAGATGCTTGAGGACGTATGTCTTTTTATTATGCCATTGTCATGCTTTTATCAATTTGTATTTTGCAAATTAATGAGTTTTTGGTAGATTTGTTACAGGCCATCAAGAATGCTAGAGAGAGGGATCGAAGGAGTCTCATACGTGCTGTAAGCTCTTTGCACTAATTCTCATATGTTAATGGATATATAGGTTTTGCTTTGCATGGGGTTATCATTCAATTCCTCGATGTTGTGATTTCTGCATTCTCTTTAGGAAGAAAGTAACGCAGCAACATCCATAGTTTTCGTATCCGTAATTCTTGAATACTAACCCCCAAGGAAAGCTAGAATCAGCTTAAAAATCCCACAAAAAACAGTAAGAATTGTATCGCTTGGTCATTCATTATATAATACTGTTTGATCTTGTTTATTGCATCAGATGAATAAAGGAACATCAAAGAGTTCTGAAAAAGCT
Coding sequences within it:
- the LOC126677545 gene encoding receptor-like protein kinase FERONIA; protein product: MLIALCFCLSLLLSTTATKTPPPYTPIDLIVLNCGSSTQTTSPDGRNWQGDVRSKFLHFNSQNLSSQASQQNPSVPVVPYMTATISNTNFTYTFYLSPGPKFLRLHFYPDTYRSALNSSTSFFTVTANGYTLVRNFSAYLTAFAASSPVDFLVKEFIVTVQENQELNLTFIPSPSSFAFINGIEIVPIPNNLYIRNMENRYTLVNSDTSFYFDRNTFLETMYRLNVGGGFVSSVDDTGMFRTWSDDTVYIFGGEKGTVHLSNNSTMEWKLTPEYAAPEVVYLTKRSMGLNPELNLKYNLTWLFPVDSGFNYLVRLHFCETDEKAAQLNLRPFIIFINNMTAEYDADIINWSGGIDIPVYRDYVVWFPVGGPDKQDMWLALHPDTELQQSTADALLNGVEIFKLNSTDGSLAGSNPELMENPVVPERGLKSSRKKRRSLVMVVAVSVIIGGGVLISSLTLCLCFIKRKTIRTDNANANANANAMITKPKSFAISFYRSIRSSNYANASTNSIRRFSIFEIEVATAKFDDEFLIGSGGFGNVYKGFVDDGATPVAIKRLNSSSTQGFREFKTEIQLLSKLNNTNLVTLIGYCDDPGEMILVYEYMHRGTLRDHLYKTKNPPIPWKKRVEICIGAARGLHYLHTGAKPPVIHRDVKSTNILIDEHWVAKVSDFGLSRMGPTSNSQTHVSTIVRGSFGYVDPEYYRRQHLTEKSDVYSFGVVLLEVLCARPPVIPGLPREQVNLADWARICYRRGGFSQIVDKNLMGDVSPACLEKFGEIAESCLRDQGRLRPAMSDVVFGLELTLQLQESNAETITEVPERSLLSAREEVVAVSDADEDDNDDLFSGSCGRKAESKSSISSCLRSVDQSDPDRFLSQTVFSEIMDPKGR
- the LOC126679211 gene encoding uncharacterized protein LOC126679211, whose translation is MALTLRAVAATLILSLLLANALVDAKYIHTVHHAIGRRQGHPVRSSDSFAVDTRAINYGAIEPQQPFCTEGKKGNCITIRGPKPPPRPCSYYNRCNRGGNRGGK
- the LOC126679446 gene encoding uncharacterized protein LOC126679446 gives rise to the protein MSKRQGPPKHQNGFAWKPNAGRKINETEVGGKLRPLSEITGVCPRCKEQIDWKRRYGKYKFLSEPAKCLRCSKRAVRQAYHSLCTACAKEQNVCAKCCRHVGSIVGRDCVEVEAEQKMLEDAIKNARERDRRSLIRAMNKGTSKSSEKAVTTEGNKVGDLFPSASLEEYAAKSRGHNSEHNDHVGDEGEEEEEDGDGDGNEYIIDDDGDENSDSEDGDKSEDENEHEGDVEAGDKSEDKC